In Xanthocytophaga agilis, a genomic segment contains:
- a CDS encoding ABC transporter permease yields MKQPNHYAPPKWPLRLLRLFVKEEYLEEIEGDMEELFQDNLETLSYRQARRMYTWEMIRLMRPLIMKNIRITLSPNPYGMFKNYFKISFRSLMRNPLSAFINIMGLAVAIGICMLVYAFIAYDNNIDQFHTHKHSVYLTTFFADREGTLQQYGQTPGPLGQMLKEDFAQIKHVCRIEDRNLVLKYGDQVFTERVRYTDPTFLEMLTFPLKWGTSQSLADVNSVILSEEMSVKYFGATNPIGENVHIKLGNAGTKTFKVMGVAAPFPKAHAIDFDFLINFENLRLSESDGALHDWNTLVNATLVQVEDPSDLKIIQQGMDKYKVLQNKEVQKDWAISSFAFEPLATLHKNSAQIRDDISVDPPIESLVALPVIGMFMLALACFNYINIALVSTTKRLKEIGVRKVIGANRVRIMIQFLVENISVTFFALVLGFILTITVFLPWFIPVSGRELELNLIDSNFWVFLLAILFFTGIASGLYPALYISRFDAVKIFTGSVQFGKKNPLTKLFLGIQLVLSCILITGAVVYMQNTTFQTMRSWGYNQRDVLYVNIPNQSAYEHLQDKMLQNANVRSLAGSKDHLGKKISTAIIHTPANRQYEVEQLAVDAHYVNTMGLQLSDGRNFNDQSENDKHTVIVNELLVKNMELSNPIGHQFRIDSTKYQIIGVVKDFHTHSFYNPIRPTLFKLADKKDYQFLSVQVKNGSQEETYQALQTQWAALFPDSPFQGGYQEDVWGIFFSQLARMEEFTRTIACMAVLLASLGLYGLVSLNVAGRVREFSIRKVLGARLLDLSVTIARQYLVLIVSALAIGVPVSYMLIHTQLNMMFAYPMPMDFSGVSIAVLLLVCVLLGVISIQIRKVAKSNLVKGLKVE; encoded by the coding sequence ATGAAACAACCTAACCACTACGCTCCACCCAAATGGCCTCTCCGGCTTTTGCGCCTGTTTGTAAAAGAAGAATACCTCGAAGAGATTGAAGGAGACATGGAAGAACTTTTTCAGGACAATCTGGAAACACTCTCTTACCGTCAGGCCCGAAGAATGTATACCTGGGAAATGATACGTCTGATGCGACCGCTTATCATGAAAAATATACGTATTACACTATCTCCTAACCCGTATGGTATGTTTAAGAACTACTTCAAAATTTCGTTCAGAAGTTTGATGCGAAACCCGCTGAGTGCATTCATCAATATTATGGGTTTAGCGGTTGCTATTGGCATTTGTATGCTTGTCTATGCTTTTATTGCCTATGACAACAATATTGATCAATTCCATACTCATAAACATTCTGTTTACCTGACTACTTTTTTTGCAGATAGAGAAGGTACGCTACAACAATATGGACAAACACCAGGGCCTCTGGGGCAAATGCTTAAGGAAGATTTTGCTCAGATTAAACATGTGTGTCGGATAGAAGACAGAAATCTTGTACTAAAATATGGTGATCAGGTATTTACCGAGCGGGTACGTTATACTGACCCTACCTTTTTAGAGATGCTTACCTTTCCTCTGAAGTGGGGAACAAGCCAATCATTAGCAGATGTAAATAGTGTGATTCTCAGCGAGGAAATGTCTGTTAAGTATTTTGGTGCAACAAATCCCATTGGTGAGAACGTTCATATAAAACTAGGCAATGCTGGAACCAAAACGTTTAAAGTGATGGGAGTAGCTGCTCCTTTTCCAAAAGCTCATGCCATTGATTTTGATTTTCTAATCAATTTTGAAAACCTGCGTTTATCCGAATCGGATGGTGCATTACATGACTGGAATACTTTGGTCAATGCCACCCTTGTTCAGGTAGAAGATCCATCTGATCTAAAGATTATTCAACAGGGAATGGATAAGTATAAAGTTCTGCAAAACAAAGAAGTGCAGAAGGACTGGGCAATCTCTTCCTTTGCCTTTGAGCCATTGGCAACATTACATAAAAATTCAGCACAGATACGGGATGATATTTCCGTTGATCCTCCTATAGAAAGTCTGGTTGCACTGCCTGTCATAGGTATGTTTATGCTGGCTCTGGCTTGCTTCAATTATATCAATATCGCACTTGTTTCAACTACGAAAAGACTAAAGGAAATTGGTGTACGAAAAGTCATTGGAGCCAATAGAGTCCGAATCATGATTCAGTTTTTAGTTGAGAATATCTCTGTAACATTTTTTGCATTGGTACTGGGATTTATCCTGACCATTACTGTTTTTCTTCCCTGGTTTATTCCTGTATCTGGCAGAGAGTTGGAGCTTAATCTGATTGATAGTAACTTTTGGGTGTTTCTGCTGGCTATTTTATTTTTTACAGGTATTGCCTCCGGACTATATCCTGCTTTGTATATCTCCAGATTTGATGCTGTAAAGATATTTACAGGCTCAGTGCAGTTTGGCAAAAAGAACCCATTGACAAAGCTGTTTTTGGGTATTCAGCTGGTCCTATCATGTATTCTGATCACAGGAGCTGTGGTTTATATGCAAAATACAACCTTTCAGACAATGCGTAGCTGGGGCTACAATCAGCGGGATGTATTGTATGTGAACATTCCGAACCAGTCTGCCTATGAACATTTACAGGATAAAATGCTTCAGAATGCCAATGTGCGTTCACTTGCAGGTTCAAAAGACCATCTTGGGAAAAAGATTTCTACCGCGATAATTCATACACCTGCCAATCGCCAGTACGAAGTGGAGCAGTTAGCCGTTGATGCTCATTATGTTAATACAATGGGTTTGCAACTGTCAGATGGACGGAACTTTAACGATCAGTCTGAAAATGATAAACACACAGTCATTGTCAATGAGCTTTTGGTGAAAAACATGGAACTATCAAATCCGATTGGGCACCAGTTCCGGATAGACAGTACAAAATATCAAATCATTGGAGTGGTAAAGGATTTTCATACCCATAGTTTTTACAATCCGATTCGACCCACTCTTTTTAAGTTAGCAGACAAGAAAGACTATCAGTTTTTGTCTGTGCAAGTGAAAAATGGTTCACAAGAGGAAACCTATCAGGCCTTACAGACTCAGTGGGCTGCTTTATTTCCGGATAGCCCCTTTCAGGGTGGATATCAGGAAGATGTCTGGGGTATATTCTTTAGCCAGTTAGCACGTATGGAAGAGTTCACCAGGACAATTGCTTGTATGGCTGTATTGCTGGCAAGTTTGGGATTGTATGGGCTGGTTTCACTCAATGTGGCGGGTCGGGTCAGAGAGTTTAGCATTCGGAAAGTACTCGGAGCCAGGCTATTGGACTTATCTGTAACCATTGCCAGACAGTATTTGGTTCTGATCGTATCTGCGTTGGCAATTGGAGTCCCCGTGAGTTATATGTTAATTCACACACAATTAAATATGATGTTTGCTTATCCAATGCCAATGGACTTTTCAGGTGTTTCGATTGCTGTATTACTACTGGTTTGTGTTTTGCTGGGTGTGATTTCTATTCAGATTAGAAAGGTAGCTAAGTCAAATCTGGTAAAGGGACTGAAAGTAGAGTAA
- a CDS encoding GNAT family N-acetyltransferase yields the protein MHITIQKGITDLQKASVLKLWNEEYPQKLQYASVAEFDKYLDGLEDKTHFLLREDEEIIGWAATFKRDEQRWFAILISSVVQGKGYGKKLLNALKEHETHLLGWVIDHNKDSKANGMPYCSPLVFYEKNGFVIQPEIRFESEKMSALRIEWKKIASV from the coding sequence TGCAAAAAGCAAGTGTCCTGAAACTGTGGAATGAGGAATATCCTCAAAAACTCCAGTATGCGTCCGTTGCTGAATTTGATAAATATTTGGATGGACTGGAAGATAAAACCCATTTTCTGCTCAGAGAAGATGAAGAAATAATAGGCTGGGCTGCGACCTTTAAAAGGGATGAGCAACGCTGGTTTGCGATTCTTATAAGTTCGGTTGTTCAGGGGAAAGGATATGGAAAAAAACTCCTCAATGCACTCAAAGAACACGAAACTCACTTATTAGGCTGGGTAATTGATCATAATAAGGATAGCAAAGCCAATGGAATGCCTTATTGTTCGCCTCTGGTATTTTATGAGAAGAATGGTTTTGTGATACAACCCGAGATTCGTTTTGAATCAGAGAAGATGTCGGCTTTACGTATTGAATGGAAAAAGATAGCCTCCGTGTAA
- a CDS encoding PadR family transcriptional regulator: MKKTKLGEFEELVLLTVAALQEDAYGVEIKRELETRLKEKLSVGSIQSALKRMEEKGFLTSEFGEATQKRGGKRKRIYATTSYAHQVLAEMRDIRAGLWEAIPNVSLT; this comes from the coding sequence ATGAAAAAAACAAAACTGGGAGAGTTTGAAGAACTGGTATTGCTTACAGTTGCTGCGCTGCAGGAGGATGCCTATGGTGTAGAGATCAAGCGGGAACTGGAAACACGTTTGAAGGAAAAGCTAAGTGTAGGTTCTATCCAGTCGGCACTGAAGCGTATGGAGGAAAAAGGATTCCTTACTTCGGAATTTGGAGAAGCTACTCAGAAGAGAGGAGGCAAACGCAAACGTATCTATGCCACAACCTCCTATGCCCATCAGGTCCTTGCTGAAATGAGAGACATTCGGGCTGGTTTATGGGAAGCCATACCAAATGTATCGTTGACCTAA
- a CDS encoding ABC transporter permease: protein MLKHYLDLSLRNIKKNTIYSAINILGFSIGIAVVLYITQYVAYELSYDSFINEAEYIYRVDHTQYTSEKEWQGSARNYLGLGPMLKEKLPDVADFCRISKNLDATRGVPLKYQDKIFYEQNVYYVDSTFLDFFSVQLVSGNSKTALMNGNSVVISTSIAKKLFGDRDPIGLVITELDNENSNRIVTGVFEDIPENSHLKFDILIPIFGDPNYKFFVQDPWYSPAWYTYVKMGSKIKYQKDINLVATSIARTYKPDFIKNQLRIVFTPVTSIYLQSDFKDELKINGSLNLVFFLILVAFLLLAISSINYSNLSIVFAMDRSKEVGLRKTFGASATQLRKQFLIDSFVTNLLSLGIAIVLYVVFSPSFNDIIGKNINASLNYIAFTGAVIGVLIVSTLLSGAYPAILLSSFKPVEVLKGKLVMNNRSFSLRKALVVFQFCMALILIIWSLFVSGQLEFMRTANIGFNPDNQLIIHNPTAYSRVDNEHRYDDYLVFKKEVLNSAAIESISTSSSVPGTEIGFTYVNSIKKQANGVYDPTPYKVMYVGYDYLSQLELQLLAGRNFSEDFPSDVKYGSIILNAEAIKVLGYSSPEDALNKYIYFQQLDEWEKVQIIGVVKNYRHVSLKSPVSPTLFYLSQDKGQQVFYSLKFAKNSPQHVISSVKDIWKKVYPGKPFNYFFLDDHYDIQYAHEKRLQLLTTFFSNVVIFICCLGLINLALFEGKKRSKEIGIRKVLGASRRSILFLLMADFLKLVILANIIAWPIAYLIINKWLQSYPERIHINGILFLVASLASIALVMLSVFLSTYKTTNINPVKAIKSE from the coding sequence ATGCTGAAGCATTATCTGGATTTATCACTGAGGAATATCAAAAAGAATACTATCTACTCCGCTATCAACATTCTGGGATTTTCTATTGGTATTGCAGTTGTCCTATACATTACTCAATATGTAGCATATGAGTTAAGCTATGATTCCTTTATAAATGAGGCAGAGTATATCTACAGAGTTGACCATACCCAATATACCAGTGAAAAAGAATGGCAGGGCAGTGCAAGAAATTATTTAGGATTGGGTCCTATGCTAAAGGAAAAACTACCAGATGTAGCTGATTTTTGTAGAATTTCAAAAAATCTGGATGCAACCAGAGGGGTGCCACTTAAGTATCAGGATAAGATATTTTATGAGCAGAATGTGTATTATGTTGACAGTACTTTTTTGGATTTCTTTTCAGTACAGCTGGTAAGTGGAAATAGTAAAACTGCCTTAATGAATGGCAACTCAGTTGTGATATCAACCTCAATTGCAAAAAAGCTATTTGGAGACAGAGACCCCATCGGATTAGTAATAACTGAACTGGATAATGAAAACTCAAACCGAATAGTTACCGGAGTTTTTGAGGATATTCCTGAAAACTCTCACCTGAAATTTGATATCCTTATTCCCATCTTTGGTGATCCTAATTATAAATTTTTTGTTCAGGACCCATGGTATTCACCTGCATGGTATACCTATGTAAAGATGGGTAGCAAGATAAAATATCAGAAAGATATTAATCTGGTAGCCACATCAATTGCCCGAACCTACAAGCCAGACTTTATAAAGAATCAATTGCGCATTGTGTTCACACCTGTTACATCCATTTACCTGCAATCTGATTTCAAAGACGAACTGAAAATAAATGGAAGTTTAAATCTTGTATTCTTTCTTATTCTGGTGGCATTTTTACTGCTGGCAATCAGTAGCATCAACTACTCAAATCTGAGTATCGTGTTTGCTATGGATAGGTCTAAAGAGGTGGGGTTAAGAAAAACTTTTGGTGCCTCCGCAACTCAGTTGAGAAAACAATTTCTTATTGATTCTTTTGTAACCAATCTGCTTTCGTTGGGGATAGCGATAGTTTTGTATGTGGTGTTTTCTCCTTCCTTCAATGATATAATTGGTAAAAATATAAACGCCTCTCTGAATTATATAGCTTTTACAGGAGCTGTAATCGGAGTTCTCATCGTATCTACTTTACTCAGTGGGGCGTATCCAGCTATACTTCTTTCTTCCTTTAAACCTGTTGAAGTTTTGAAAGGGAAGCTAGTGATGAACAACAGAAGTTTTAGTTTGCGAAAGGCATTGGTCGTGTTCCAGTTTTGTATGGCATTGATACTGATTATCTGGTCTCTTTTCGTATCCGGACAATTGGAATTTATGCGTACAGCGAATATTGGTTTCAATCCGGATAACCAACTCATCATTCATAATCCTACAGCCTATAGCAGGGTTGATAACGAACATAGATATGATGACTATCTGGTTTTTAAAAAAGAAGTCCTGAACAGCGCTGCTATTGAGAGTATTTCTACGTCTTCTTCCGTCCCAGGTACAGAGATAGGCTTTACCTATGTCAATTCTATAAAGAAGCAGGCAAATGGAGTATATGATCCAACACCCTATAAGGTAATGTATGTAGGATACGACTATCTAAGCCAACTGGAACTTCAATTACTGGCAGGGAGAAATTTCTCAGAAGACTTTCCTTCCGATGTTAAGTATGGAAGTATTATTCTAAATGCTGAGGCTATAAAGGTTCTGGGCTATTCTTCCCCTGAAGATGCCCTGAACAAATATATATACTTCCAGCAGTTAGATGAGTGGGAAAAGGTGCAGATTATTGGTGTTGTAAAAAACTATCGGCATGTATCCCTAAAAAGTCCTGTATCACCCACACTTTTTTACCTAAGCCAGGATAAGGGGCAACAGGTATTTTACTCACTGAAATTTGCAAAGAACAGCCCTCAGCATGTGATAAGTAGTGTGAAGGATATATGGAAAAAGGTGTATCCCGGTAAACCCTTCAATTACTTCTTTTTGGATGATCATTATGACATTCAGTATGCACATGAGAAACGATTACAACTACTTACCACTTTCTTTTCCAATGTTGTGATCTTTATCTGCTGTCTTGGTTTAATAAACCTGGCCTTATTTGAAGGGAAAAAACGTTCCAAAGAAATTGGAATCCGAAAAGTCCTTGGAGCAAGTCGCCGATCCATACTCTTCCTTCTCATGGCTGATTTCCTGAAGCTGGTAATTCTGGCCAATATCATTGCCTGGCCTATTGCTTATCTGATTATAAATAAATGGCTCCAGAGTTATCCTGAAAGGATACATATTAATGGCATACTATTTCTGGTTGCAAGTTTGGCATCTATCGCTCTGGTGATGCTTTCAGTTTTCCTTTCTACCTATAAAACAACTAATATTAACCCCGTCAAAGCCATAAAAAGCGAATAG
- a CDS encoding PAS domain-containing protein — protein MSDKQDTFIEHILAENERLQAALRFAQIGTWELDIVNKQVHWDEHCKQLYGFSKEDTVTYEEVLTYIHPLDAGRVREAVQAALNPQSDGVYDIQFRTIGAEDGQLRWIHCKGQTYFNKTGEAYRFTGIAQNITELIESREQAEASDHLAALALEGANAGRFTVRLEDNHVDHSTILAHILTGNERIVNRATLVEHVHWDDRGIRDKAYQQAEKTGKLRYQARFVWDDGSIHWVRVIGQYQYNENGKPYQFSGIAQNIDQEVEARLKLEESELFVRSVMQNSPVAKLVVVGEQMTISIVNDTMFQLLGRNDSIIGKPLPEALSEFISTPFIDQLKQTFKSGEIFYQPEERIELVRHGVPYIGYYNYIYKPLQNTTGVIYGVLVTATEVTQQVVSRQQVEEAESLMRGAVELAQLGTWTVDPVTGQVSYSERLAEWLGLEKEGTHLENFYSVIFVQEQERVRVAIESALKPESGGIFDQEYMIVNHLTERKYIIHAQARTTFNEKGMPVKMTGTAQDVTTDRSLQLALQQQVQQSTEELAASNEELAAANEELAATNEELATTNEELTESNELLARSNDNLEKFAYIASHDLQEPLRKIQSFGDLLKKDHGSALGNGLHILERMQSAANRMSILIKDLLAFSRIMPNKEVLTTVSLNELLTSVLAELELRIEETHAQILIDPLPDISGDASQLSQLFQNLLSNALKFHKPGIPPIIQIRYKQITFSDLPLFAKVSRQSTDYHQIDVIDNGIGFEQEYASRIFQIFQRLHSRVEYAGTGIGLAICEKVVMNHGGAIIASSEPGKGATFTIFLPQA, from the coding sequence ATGAGTGATAAACAAGATACCTTTATTGAGCATATTCTTGCAGAAAACGAGCGGCTACAAGCTGCGCTTCGTTTTGCCCAGATTGGCACTTGGGAGTTAGATATAGTAAACAAACAAGTCCATTGGGATGAACACTGCAAGCAGCTCTACGGATTTTCCAAAGAAGATACCGTGACATATGAAGAGGTGCTTACCTACATACATCCCTTAGATGCAGGACGTGTTCGCGAGGCTGTGCAAGCAGCGCTTAATCCACAAAGTGATGGAGTGTACGATATACAATTTCGTACAATAGGAGCAGAAGATGGGCAGCTGCGCTGGATTCATTGTAAAGGACAGACATATTTCAACAAGACAGGCGAAGCGTATCGTTTTACCGGAATTGCACAAAATATAACAGAGCTGATCGAATCCCGGGAACAAGCAGAAGCGTCAGATCATTTGGCTGCATTGGCACTGGAGGGAGCCAATGCAGGACGATTTACAGTTCGGCTTGAAGATAATCATGTGGACCATTCTACTATACTGGCACATATTCTCACTGGTAATGAAAGGATAGTCAATCGGGCTACTTTGGTAGAGCATGTACATTGGGATGATCGTGGTATACGGGATAAAGCCTATCAACAGGCAGAGAAGACAGGTAAACTTCGGTACCAGGCTCGTTTTGTCTGGGATGATGGTTCTATACACTGGGTAAGAGTAATAGGACAATATCAGTATAATGAAAATGGAAAGCCTTACCAATTTTCGGGAATAGCTCAGAATATAGACCAGGAAGTAGAAGCGCGGCTGAAACTGGAAGAAAGTGAGTTGTTTGTTCGAAGTGTTATGCAAAACTCTCCAGTAGCTAAGTTGGTGGTTGTTGGAGAACAGATGACTATCAGTATTGTCAATGACACTATGTTTCAACTTCTTGGTAGAAATGATTCTATTATAGGAAAACCTTTACCAGAGGCATTGTCGGAATTTATTTCCACTCCCTTTATTGATCAGCTCAAACAAACATTCAAATCAGGAGAGATATTTTATCAGCCAGAAGAGAGGATAGAATTGGTAAGACATGGCGTTCCCTATATAGGCTATTACAATTATATTTATAAACCGCTTCAAAATACAACAGGTGTTATATACGGAGTTCTGGTCACGGCTACGGAGGTGACACAACAAGTGGTATCCCGTCAGCAGGTTGAAGAAGCAGAATCACTTATGCGTGGGGCTGTGGAACTTGCCCAGTTAGGTACCTGGACAGTAGATCCTGTAACGGGACAAGTCTCCTATTCAGAACGTTTAGCAGAATGGTTAGGTCTTGAAAAAGAAGGAACACATCTGGAAAATTTTTACTCAGTTATCTTTGTACAGGAGCAGGAACGTGTACGTGTAGCTATTGAATCTGCTTTAAAGCCTGAATCGGGTGGTATCTTTGATCAGGAGTATATGATTGTTAACCATCTGACAGAGAGGAAATACATCATACATGCTCAGGCTCGGACAACCTTTAATGAAAAAGGAATGCCTGTGAAAATGACAGGTACAGCACAGGACGTAACCACCGATCGTTCATTGCAACTAGCGTTACAACAGCAGGTGCAGCAAAGTACGGAAGAACTGGCAGCCTCTAATGAGGAGCTAGCTGCGGCCAATGAGGAATTGGCTGCTACAAATGAAGAGTTGGCCACAACCAATGAAGAACTTACAGAGTCAAACGAACTGCTAGCCCGTTCAAACGATAATCTGGAAAAGTTTGCTTACATAGCCAGTCACGATTTGCAGGAGCCATTGCGTAAAATTCAGTCATTTGGAGACCTGTTAAAAAAAGACCATGGTAGTGCTCTGGGTAATGGATTGCATATATTGGAAAGAATGCAATCAGCTGCAAATCGTATGTCAATACTGATCAAAGACTTGCTTGCCTTCTCACGTATTATGCCTAACAAAGAGGTTTTAACTACTGTTTCACTGAATGAGTTACTTACTTCAGTTCTTGCCGAACTTGAATTGCGTATTGAGGAGACCCATGCCCAGATCCTAATAGATCCGCTGCCAGATATTTCTGGAGATGCATCTCAGTTAAGTCAGCTTTTTCAGAATCTGTTGAGTAATGCACTTAAGTTTCACAAGCCAGGTATACCACCAATCATTCAGATACGATACAAGCAAATTACTTTTTCTGATTTGCCTTTATTTGCTAAAGTATCCCGACAAAGTACAGATTACCACCAGATCGATGTCATTGATAATGGAATTGGGTTTGAGCAAGAATATGCCAGTCGCATCTTTCAGATATTTCAACGGTTACATAGTCGGGTTGAATATGCTGGAACGGGTATTGGACTGGCTATCTGTGAAAAAGTGGTTATGAATCATGGCGGTGCTATTATAGCTAGTAGCGAACCTGGTAAGGGAGCTACTTTTACTATTTTTCTACCTCAGGCCTAG
- a CDS encoding acyltransferase family protein: MTSSDRRYDIDWIRVIAIGLLLLYHVAIGFQSWGTMIGFITTEKTWESLWIPMAMLNVWRIPLLFFVSGMGVYFSLRNRNWSELMTERGKRILIPLIVGTFLIVPLHMYVWQYYYKMELSYFPSPGHLWFLGNIFVYVFILSPVFFYMQRNQDGKVVQGMRKLLSTPLGLLPIVSVFIAEVILVDPRPYELYAMTWHGFFLGFGAFFFGFCFALSGSSFWQMIGKWKMLFLVIASVLFILRIRQFTVPGYLLVIESDCWIFSVFGFAYSYLNHPSKTLSYLSQAAYPVYIVHMAVLYTGSLFIFPLNIPAPVQFILVLLFTFVGCFVLYELVRRVDILRFLFGMSKKAPSKNAVSQVV, from the coding sequence ATGACATCATCAGACAGAAGATACGATATTGACTGGATACGGGTAATTGCGATAGGACTGCTTTTGCTATATCATGTGGCTATCGGATTTCAATCATGGGGTACTATGATTGGATTTATTACAACCGAAAAAACATGGGAATCATTATGGATTCCCATGGCAATGTTGAATGTATGGAGAATACCACTATTATTTTTTGTGTCTGGCATGGGTGTATATTTTTCACTCCGTAACAGAAACTGGAGTGAGTTAATGACCGAAAGGGGTAAACGAATACTGATCCCCTTGATAGTTGGTACTTTTTTGATTGTTCCTCTACATATGTATGTATGGCAATATTACTACAAGATGGAATTAAGCTACTTTCCTAGCCCCGGTCATTTATGGTTTTTGGGTAATATCTTTGTATATGTGTTTATTCTTTCACCTGTCTTCTTTTATATGCAACGTAATCAGGATGGCAAAGTAGTTCAGGGCATGAGAAAACTGTTGAGTACGCCATTAGGATTGTTGCCCATTGTATCTGTATTTATTGCGGAAGTGATATTGGTAGATCCCAGGCCCTACGAGTTATATGCTATGACATGGCATGGATTCTTTTTGGGTTTCGGAGCCTTTTTCTTCGGTTTTTGCTTTGCACTCAGTGGTTCTTCCTTCTGGCAAATGATCGGTAAATGGAAAATGCTTTTTCTGGTCATAGCTAGTGTGTTATTTATCTTACGAATCAGACAATTTACTGTACCTGGCTATCTGTTAGTAATTGAATCAGATTGTTGGATCTTTTCTGTTTTTGGATTTGCCTACAGTTATCTGAATCATCCAAGTAAAACGTTAAGCTATTTAAGTCAGGCTGCCTATCCGGTATATATTGTGCATATGGCTGTTTTATACACAGGATCTCTGTTTATCTTCCCTTTGAATATACCAGCACCTGTTCAGTTTATCCTGGTTTTGCTGTTTACCTTTGTGGGTTGTTTTGTCCTGTATGAGTTGGTTAGAAGAGTAGATATTCTCCGATTTCTGTTTGGGATGAGTAAAAAGGCGCCATCTAAAAATGCTGTTTCTCAAGTTGTTTAG
- a CDS encoding ankyrin repeat domain-containing protein, translating to MKTQSAKSLQVVRKIAFLFLLLTLISCKQKEESSAASKNGVKAPEVDIHTAIVKDDIKALQQHIEAGTDLNEKDPFGGSSPLITAAVFGKTEAAKLLIDAGADLNFKNKDGSTPLHTAAFFCRPEIVKMLLDKGADKTIRNNFNATAYESVATPFKDAKGIYDMMGKALAPMGLKLDYAYIEKTRPEIAAMLK from the coding sequence ATGAAAACACAATCCGCAAAGTCATTACAAGTAGTACGTAAAATCGCTTTCTTATTTCTTTTATTGACATTGATTTCCTGTAAACAGAAAGAAGAATCATCCGCTGCTTCAAAAAACGGAGTCAAAGCACCCGAAGTTGATATTCATACGGCTATTGTCAAAGACGATATCAAAGCACTTCAGCAACATATTGAGGCAGGTACCGATCTCAATGAAAAAGATCCTTTTGGAGGATCAAGCCCGCTGATTACAGCTGCAGTATTTGGCAAGACAGAAGCTGCAAAGTTGCTGATTGATGCCGGAGCAGATTTGAACTTTAAAAATAAGGATGGCTCTACACCCCTTCATACGGCTGCATTCTTTTGCCGACCTGAAATTGTAAAGATGCTATTAGACAAAGGAGCAGACAAAACCATCCGAAACAACTTTAATGCAACAGCTTATGAATCAGTGGCAACTCCATTCAAAGATGCCAAGGGAATCTATGATATGATGGGTAAGGCTCTAGCGCCCATGGGGTTAAAACTGGACTATGCCTATATTGAAAAGACTCGGCCTGAAATTGCAGCCATGTTGAAATAG
- a CDS encoding NmrA family NAD(P)-binding protein, giving the protein MYIILGATGHIGSVVAKTLLKQNEAVTVITRNQDKVHEWEQLGAKVAVVDVFQTDELRSVLQQAKRLFLLNPPAPPDTDTSKRELDSIRSILSALNDSGIEKVVAQSTYGAQPGDQIGDLGVLYEMEQHLSKIGIPATIIRGAYYMSNWDMSLVSVREEGKLYTFFPADFSLPMVAPEDLGHVAAQLLTSDSLTGIYHVEGPEQYSVADVATAFSVTLKRPVEVVTTPRSQWESVMMEVGFSKEAAQSFAGMTDVTLQKGPEIADSPIRGAITLQTYIRQLVVQQ; this is encoded by the coding sequence ATGTATATCATTCTGGGTGCAACGGGACATATTGGCTCTGTAGTAGCCAAAACCCTTCTGAAACAAAATGAAGCAGTAACAGTTATAACCCGAAATCAGGATAAGGTTCATGAATGGGAACAGCTAGGAGCAAAGGTCGCTGTAGTAGATGTGTTTCAAACAGATGAACTACGTTCTGTTTTGCAGCAAGCCAAACGCCTCTTTTTACTGAATCCGCCTGCTCCACCAGATACGGATACAAGCAAACGTGAACTGGATAGCATTCGATCTATATTGTCAGCCTTAAACGATTCGGGGATTGAGAAAGTTGTCGCACAGTCTACCTATGGGGCTCAGCCAGGTGATCAAATCGGAGATTTGGGTGTATTGTATGAAATGGAACAGCACCTATCCAAAATAGGCATTCCAGCTACTATTATTCGGGGAGCTTATTATATGAGCAACTGGGATATGTCTCTGGTTTCTGTTCGTGAAGAAGGTAAGTTATATACTTTTTTCCCTGCCGACTTTTCCTTACCTATGGTAGCTCCGGAAGATTTAGGGCATGTGGCAGCACAACTATTAACCTCCGATTCCCTTACGGGTATATATCATGTAGAAGGTCCGGAACAGTATTCGGTTGCAGATGTAGCCACTGCATTTAGTGTGACTTTGAAAAGGCCAGTTGAAGTAGTGACCACTCCTCGTAGCCAATGGGAATCTGTTATGATGGAGGTAGGGTTTTCGAAAGAAGCCGCACAATCATTTGCAGGTATGACAGATGTTACTTTACAAAAAGGTCCTGAAATAGCTGATTCTCCTATTCGGGGAGCTATTACTCTTCAGACCTACATTCGACAGTTGGTTGTGCAACAGTAA